The Nitrospirota bacterium sequence GCGTTTGAGATCGGCCTTCCGTGCATCTTCGGTCTGACACAGCAGCTGCAGCAGGGTCGTCCGCTGGGCCAGAGCATACACTCCGGATTTCACGCCCCCGCCGAAAATATACACTTTATTGTTCGTGACCTCTGTCACGATCACCGTTACGATCGGATTTTTGACAATGCCCTTGAGCTTCTCCGTCAGCGTCGTCTGCAGGGTCCTGGCAGTCGAATTCGCAGCAGCCACTTCGCCAAGGGCCGGCAGCGTGATCTTTCCATCAGGCCGCACCTTTACCGAAAGGCTCAGTTCTTTTTCACCCCAGACCGAGATCTGCAGCGTGTCGCCTTCACCGATGCGGTAATCGCCGCCGCGAACGGCGAACGGAACCAAGAGCAGCAGCATGAGCGGAGGCAGGACCTTTTTCCACGTCATCATCTCCCCCCCTTTCCAAAAAGAACGACCTTGATCGTTTCGAGGGCGATGAGCAGGTCGAGCAGCGGAGACAGGTTCTTGATGTAGAACAGGTCGTATTTCAGCTTTTCGATGGCGTCCTCGATCGAGGCTCCGTAGGGATACTTGATCTGCGCCCATCCGGTGATCCCCGGCTTGACGAAATGCCGCTCGGGATAGTACGGAATGATCTCCTTCAGCTGGGCCACGAACTCAGGCCGTTCAGGCCGCGGTCCGATGAGGCTCATGTCCCCCTTCAGCACATTGACGAGCTGAGGCAGCTCATCCAGACGGATCTTCCGCAGAACCCGCCCCACCCTGGTTACCCGCTGGTCATCCTTCTGTGCCCAGACGGGACCGCTCGCATCTTCAGCGTCCTTTTTCATGGTCCTGAACTTGATGAGCACGAACAGCCTTTCCCGCTCCCCGACCCGCGTCTGTTTGAACAGGACCGGCCCCGGTGACTCAGCCATGATCAGCAGCACGATCACCGGGAGAATGGGGAGAACAATGACCAGGGCTATCGCCGCGATAACGATATCGAATACCCGTTTGAACATGCGGATCGCGGGGGTTATCCTGAACCCATCGCTGAAAATGAGCCAGCTTGGCCGCAAATTTTCCAGAAGCAGCTTCCCGGTCAATTCTTCATAGAACGAGGGGGCATCGACGATCTCCACCCCGCTCAATTTGCAGGCAAGGATGTCGCGTACGGGCAGCACCCCGCGCCGTTCGGAGAGCGAGACCACGATCTTCTGAGCCCTCTCCCGGCGCACGGCCTCGATCAGCCTGCTTCCCTTGCCCACGATGGCATCCAGGGGCACCACGGTGGAATCCTGGTCGCAGCTCAAGTATCCCTTCAGCACATGCTGGTGATTGGTGGCCGTGATGATGTTGCCGATCTGCTGGGCTGTCTGCCCGGTCCCCAGGACCAGGACCTTCCTTGCGAGACCGTCCGAATTCATAAATGCCGTATACATGATGCGCCACGACAGCTGAAGCACGCCGAAGGCGCCCAGGGCCAATGCGAAAGAGCCCCGCCCGATGCTGATGTTCGGCATGGCATAGTACAGCGCCGACAGGAGTGTGAACGAGACCACCAGACTGATGACGATCCGTGCAACGAACTCTCTGGCATACATTGCCTTTTCGGTGGTGTACAGCTCGAGCAGAAAGGACGAGAAGAGAACCCCGATGACGAAAAAGGGCAACTGGATCGCCTTCACGTTCAGAAGGCCTTCAGATACCGGGACCGAGATGAATCGCAGGCCGTACCCTGCAAACACGGCACAAAGGGCGATAAGAACGTCGCCGAGCACCAACATCGAAAATTTTCCGCTTCCATTCACGCACAACACCTACTCTCTTTGTTGTCCCTGCCGTGTCATCCGCAGCAGGCGAGCGACGAATCGTGCGCTCTGTTCGCTGTGCCTTGAATCCGTACCCTAGATTCCGTCAGGCGGGAACCTGCCTGATTGCCGTGACTTCGCCTCCCTACAGAGCCTGCAGCAGAATCTTGACGGCTGCAGGCGGGTTAAACGTCTTTTCGGAGGCATCATTCGTTCTCCGGAGCCGCCGGAATCGCTGAAGCAGCTCTAGACAA is a genomic window containing:
- a CDS encoding polysaccharide biosynthesis/export family protein, with product MMTWKKVLPPLMLLLLVPFAVRGGDYRIGEGDTLQISVWGEKELSLSVKVRPDGKITLPALGEVAAANSTARTLQTTLTEKLKGIVKNPIVTVIVTEVTNNKVYIFGGGVKSGVYALAQRTTLLQLLCQTEDARKADLKRAYVLRSGTKIKTDFFPLFIQGDTAEDLEIEPNDVIFIPANTDKNVYVVGAVNNPKFIEYRDGLSVMEAILEAGGFTKFANQNDTLIYRKGEDQKEVTIPVKLRRLVNDGDLKQNTRLKPGDYVIVKEGIF
- a CDS encoding TIGR03013 family XrtA/PEP-CTERM system glycosyltransferase codes for the protein MLVLGDVLIALCAVFAGYGLRFISVPVSEGLLNVKAIQLPFFVIGVLFSSFLLELYTTEKAMYAREFVARIVISLVVSFTLLSALYYAMPNISIGRGSFALALGAFGVLQLSWRIMYTAFMNSDGLARKVLVLGTGQTAQQIGNIITATNHQHVLKGYLSCDQDSTVVPLDAIVGKGSRLIEAVRRERAQKIVVSLSERRGVLPVRDILACKLSGVEIVDAPSFYEELTGKLLLENLRPSWLIFSDGFRITPAIRMFKRVFDIVIAAIALVIVLPILPVIVLLIMAESPGPVLFKQTRVGERERLFVLIKFRTMKKDAEDASGPVWAQKDDQRVTRVGRVLRKIRLDELPQLVNVLKGDMSLIGPRPERPEFVAQLKEIIPYYPERHFVKPGITGWAQIKYPYGASIEDAIEKLKYDLFYIKNLSPLLDLLIALETIKVVLFGKGGR